One Terriglobales bacterium genomic region harbors:
- the secA gene encoding preprotein translocase subunit SecA, whose translation MIGLLISKVIGTKTERELKRLWPIVAQVNALEPAMQKLSDAELRAKTEEFRQRVKESIQRSAPNDADEQPVEPTSTKAKRDPILEEALNEVLPEAFAVVREAGRRVLNMRHFDVQLIGGTVLHQGKIAEMKTGEGKTLVATLPVYLNALAGRGVHVVTVNDYLAKRDSEWMGKLYTSLGLSVGVIVHDLDDNERRQAYAADITYGTNNEFGFDYLRDNMKFDLKDCVQRGHHFAIVDEVDSILIDEARTPLIIAGQSEESTDKYYKVNRIIPALEKGEEIQKSLEETIFTGDYAVDEKHRTITVTEQGWEKVEKMLGIGNIADPENWGWKHHVETAIKAHVLYRRDTEYVIKDGEVIIVDEFTGRMMPGRRWSDGLHQAVEAKENVKIERENQTLATISFQNYFRMYTKLAGMTGTAETEAAEFEKIYKLEIVVIPTNKPLLRLENPDVVYRTEKEKYFAVADDIQKVNAEQRPVLVGTTSIEKSERLSELLKKKGVKHVVLNAKYHEREAEIVAQAGRIGSVTIATNMAGRGTDILLGGNAEFLAKQELLKRGLARSVGAAEGELAPIAANANLTRFYYQGAEYEVEIQHWQEALARHERDIQAEHEKVIAVSGLHILGTERHESRRIDNQLRGRAGRQGDPGSSRFYLSLEDDLMRIFAKEWVSNLLQRLGMEEGVPIESKLISRRIEAAQKAVEGQNFESRKHLLEYDDVMNKQREAVYGLRHQLLEGIDQKDLILEDYVSSIVGDLLDQYARREQHAEQWDTTALKQQVFTRFGVDLATEGVDPDKLNRSELGDAIFEKLKQRYEAKEKLIGSEAMRYHERMIMLSVLDGQWKDHLLSMDHLKEGIGLRGYGQHDPLVEYKRESFEMFEAMMQRFQEETVRYLYLLQVIESGPPPSAGDDGLTMDGVPFDPRRPVSPPPSGNGNRHRTATSMDDMEREFKRKKERELQQARMAGGGEQLVQQRRVGEKVGRNDLCPCGSGKKYKKCCGA comes from the coding sequence CCCGCGATGCAGAAGCTCTCGGATGCCGAGCTTCGGGCCAAGACCGAGGAATTCCGCCAGCGCGTCAAAGAGTCGATACAACGGTCCGCGCCAAACGATGCAGATGAGCAGCCGGTCGAGCCGACATCCACCAAGGCCAAGCGCGATCCAATCCTGGAAGAGGCGTTGAACGAGGTTCTTCCCGAAGCCTTTGCCGTAGTCCGCGAGGCTGGAAGGCGCGTGCTGAACATGCGGCACTTCGACGTCCAGTTAATCGGCGGCACCGTCCTGCATCAGGGCAAGATCGCTGAGATGAAGACCGGCGAAGGTAAAACTCTCGTCGCTACGCTTCCGGTCTATCTGAACGCGCTCGCCGGGCGTGGAGTTCACGTAGTCACCGTGAACGACTACCTCGCCAAGCGCGACTCGGAGTGGATGGGCAAGCTATACACCTCCCTAGGGCTCTCGGTGGGCGTTATCGTCCACGACCTCGATGACAACGAGCGGCGCCAAGCGTATGCCGCCGACATCACCTACGGCACCAACAACGAGTTCGGCTTCGACTACCTGCGCGACAACATGAAGTTCGATCTGAAGGACTGCGTGCAACGTGGGCATCACTTCGCCATCGTCGACGAAGTGGATTCGATCCTCATCGACGAAGCGCGTACGCCTCTGATCATCGCTGGACAGAGCGAGGAATCGACGGACAAGTACTACAAGGTGAATCGAATTATTCCTGCTTTGGAAAAGGGTGAGGAGATTCAGAAGAGCCTCGAAGAAACGATCTTTACCGGCGATTACGCCGTCGACGAGAAACACCGGACGATTACCGTTACGGAACAGGGCTGGGAGAAGGTTGAGAAGATGCTCGGCATCGGCAACATCGCGGATCCCGAGAACTGGGGCTGGAAGCATCATGTCGAAACCGCCATCAAGGCGCACGTGCTCTACCGGCGCGATACGGAATATGTAATCAAAGACGGCGAAGTCATCATTGTCGACGAATTTACCGGACGCATGATGCCCGGGCGCCGCTGGTCCGATGGACTGCACCAGGCGGTTGAAGCCAAAGAAAACGTCAAAATCGAGCGCGAGAACCAGACGCTCGCGACCATCTCCTTCCAGAACTACTTCCGCATGTATACGAAGCTGGCCGGCATGACGGGCACGGCGGAGACCGAAGCAGCCGAGTTCGAGAAGATCTACAAGCTCGAGATCGTTGTAATCCCTACCAACAAACCGCTCCTGCGCTTGGAAAATCCCGACGTCGTGTATCGCACGGAGAAAGAAAAGTATTTCGCGGTTGCCGATGATATCCAGAAGGTAAATGCTGAGCAGCGTCCGGTGCTGGTGGGAACCACATCGATTGAGAAGTCGGAGAGGCTTTCGGAACTACTCAAGAAAAAGGGCGTGAAGCACGTTGTGCTTAATGCTAAATACCACGAGCGGGAAGCCGAGATTGTTGCTCAGGCAGGACGAATCGGATCCGTGACGATCGCCACCAACATGGCCGGCCGTGGTACTGACATTTTGCTCGGAGGCAACGCGGAGTTTCTTGCCAAACAGGAGCTACTAAAGAGGGGCCTGGCGCGTTCAGTTGGAGCAGCCGAAGGAGAGTTGGCACCGATTGCTGCCAACGCCAACCTTACGCGCTTCTACTATCAGGGGGCTGAGTACGAGGTTGAAATTCAGCACTGGCAGGAAGCACTGGCGCGGCATGAACGCGACATTCAGGCGGAGCACGAGAAAGTCATTGCCGTGAGCGGACTGCACATTCTAGGTACTGAGCGGCACGAATCGCGGCGTATCGATAACCAGTTACGCGGACGTGCTGGCCGCCAGGGCGATCCTGGCTCCTCCCGCTTTTATCTTTCACTCGAAGACGACTTGATGCGCATCTTCGCCAAGGAGTGGGTCTCGAACCTGCTTCAACGACTGGGAATGGAAGAGGGTGTGCCGATCGAATCCAAACTCATCTCGCGGCGCATAGAGGCAGCACAAAAAGCAGTAGAAGGCCAGAACTTCGAGTCACGCAAACACCTGCTCGAATACGACGACGTGATGAACAAGCAGCGCGAGGCCGTGTATGGTCTTCGCCATCAGTTGCTCGAGGGAATCGACCAGAAAGATCTGATCCTTGAAGACTATGTCTCGAGCATCGTCGGTGACCTGCTAGACCAATACGCGCGGCGTGAGCAGCACGCGGAGCAATGGGACACCACGGCGCTGAAACAGCAAGTGTTCACGCGCTTTGGCGTGGATCTTGCCACAGAAGGCGTCGATCCCGACAAGTTGAATCGTTCCGAATTGGGCGATGCGATCTTCGAAAAGCTCAAACAGCGCTATGAAGCCAAGGAGAAACTGATCGGCTCTGAGGCCATGCGCTATCACGAGCGCATGATCATGTTGAGCGTGCTCGATGGCCAGTGGAAAGACCATCTGCTCAGCATGGACCACCTCAAAGAAGGTATCGGCCTGCGTGGATATGGGCAGCACGATCCTTTGGTTGAATATAAGCGCGAGTCCTTCGAGATGTTCGAAGCGATGATGCAGCGCTTCCAGGAAGAGACGGTCCGTTATCTGTATCTCTTGCAGGTGATCGAATCGGGCCCGCCGCCGAGCGCTGGCGATGACGGCCTCACCATGGACGGAGTACCGTTTGATCCGAGGCGCCCGGTTAGTCCGCCTCCAAGCGGAAATGGGAACCGGCATCGCACAGCAACGTCGATGGACGACATGGAGCGAGAGTTCAAGCGCAAGAAAGAACGCGAGCTCCAGCAGGCACGCATGGCCGGCGGTGGTGAGCAGCTAGTTCAGCAACGACGCGTCGGAGAAAAGGTCGGGCGTAACGATCTCTGCCCTTGTGGATCGGGGAAAAAGTACAAGAAGTGTTGTGGTGCCTAA
- a CDS encoding tetratricopeptide repeat protein: MTTPTALRRIEPPSPSATEAQLEQRGDILRAEKYYADAIDYYDAAIHKSSSPSQLYNKQGIAQLQMLHFNEAKHMFERAIKGNPHYPEATNNLGVVHYNTRNYGKSIKLYRKAIVLNPESASFHSNLGTAYFATKKYDKASQEYATALSLDPEIFERHSQAGITAHMSSPEDRARYSYVMAKMFAGRGDADRCLLYLKKAMEEGFKVAENFQKDQEFVGFRKDPRFLSLLNHGPMPLPE; this comes from the coding sequence ATGACGACTCCAACAGCATTGCGCCGTATAGAACCACCGTCACCCAGCGCAACTGAGGCTCAGCTCGAGCAGCGTGGCGACATCCTACGTGCCGAAAAGTACTATGCTGACGCAATCGACTACTACGACGCGGCGATCCATAAGAGTTCTTCCCCGTCTCAGCTCTACAACAAACAGGGGATTGCGCAGCTCCAGATGCTGCACTTCAACGAAGCGAAGCATATGTTTGAGCGCGCGATTAAGGGCAATCCGCACTACCCCGAGGCCACGAACAATCTGGGAGTGGTCCACTACAACACGCGCAACTACGGCAAGTCCATCAAGCTTTATCGCAAAGCGATCGTTTTGAATCCGGAGTCGGCCAGCTTCCATAGCAACCTTGGTACTGCGTATTTCGCTACAAAAAAATACGACAAAGCAAGCCAGGAATACGCGACTGCGCTGTCGCTGGATCCGGAAATCTTTGAGCGCCACTCCCAGGCTGGGATCACTGCGCACATGTCGTCTCCGGAAGATCGCGCCCGTTATTCCTATGTGATGGCAAAGATGTTCGCCGGACGCGGGGATGCCGACCGATGTTTGCTGTACCTAAAGAAGGCGATGGAGGAAGGATTTAAGGTTGCAGAGAACTTCCAGAAGGATCAGGAGTTCGTAGGCTTCCGCAAGGATCCGCGCTTCTTGAGCCTACTCAATCACGGTCCTATGCCGCTGCCGGAATAA
- a CDS encoding PBP1A family penicillin-binding protein: protein MAIKLKIPRGTGIHARLSHPIVKASVAAFIVVCTVLFGVFAYYYVKYQKIIDKRLSGPIFANSAKIYAAAETVKVGEALKVSSIAVDLRRAGYTEESDRNGSRVGTYKEGASYIEVNPGPESYHTPESATIHVSDGKIDRITQKNGGGLDAYELEPQLVTGLFDRENRSKRRLITYEDMPSILVNAILSIEDRRFFQHGGVNYLRFIEAVLIDLRSRHKQGGSTLTMQLARGFFLTPQQTIKRKLTEMLIATELEQRLTKKQILELYVNQVDMGQRGSFTIKGFGEASQAYFGKDIGDLTLHEAALLAGIVNGPTYFSPYRHPDRAVERRNIVLQAMVDNEVISQAQADAAKAAPLKLAPPNVEASDAPYFVDMVRESLLSQYKDTELNGNGYRIYTTLDLDLQHAAAEAIDIGMKQVDELVRKQRTKKVREGKGKNAKIVTTVRPGPDAQVALVCIDPHTGAVLALSGGRNYGMSQLNHSVASRPTGSIFKPFVFATAVNTALSGGQPVFTPATIVDDSPTVFQYEDKVYTPKNFEDKYYGPVSASFALAHSLNNATIKVAEMIGYDKVVALARSAGIKSVRATPAMAIGSYDATPMDMAGAYTIFANNGTRISPIFVSSVRDAKGDILQDFTTDSRQVLDPRVAYVTTTMMEGVLNYGTAAAVRGRDGFTAPAAGKTGTSHDAWFAGYTTNLLCIVWVGYDDYSDLKLEGSKTAAPIWAQFMKRATALPQYKDGVGPFNPPAGVVDVRLDKVTNYLATPVCPNDYNAAFIVGTEPNQNCEMTAGDQRNFFQKIFGVGPHPSAPPPVSNPTQQAAQPLSSPPVVQSSQTAQSTEDEKKKKGFFGKLFGAIKGDNKDQNSPPSSPSPPAPR from the coding sequence AAGCGCCTGAGTGGACCGATCTTTGCCAACTCGGCGAAGATCTACGCTGCCGCTGAGACGGTAAAGGTAGGCGAGGCGCTCAAGGTCAGCAGCATTGCCGTCGACCTTCGCCGCGCTGGGTACACTGAAGAGAGCGACCGCAACGGCTCGCGTGTAGGCACCTACAAGGAGGGCGCTTCTTATATCGAGGTAAACCCTGGCCCGGAGTCGTATCACACGCCTGAATCCGCGACCATTCATGTCAGCGACGGCAAGATAGATCGCATCACGCAGAAGAATGGCGGCGGGCTTGACGCTTACGAACTTGAGCCTCAGCTCGTTACCGGCCTGTTCGATCGCGAGAACCGATCCAAGCGCCGGCTCATCACCTACGAGGATATGCCGTCCATTCTGGTGAACGCGATCCTCTCCATCGAGGATCGCAGGTTCTTCCAGCATGGTGGTGTTAACTACCTACGCTTTATCGAAGCAGTCTTGATCGATCTGCGTTCCCGGCACAAGCAGGGCGGATCGACGCTGACCATGCAATTGGCGCGCGGCTTCTTCCTAACGCCCCAACAAACGATAAAGCGCAAGTTGACGGAGATGCTGATTGCCACCGAGCTGGAGCAGCGTCTCACCAAGAAGCAGATTCTCGAGCTCTACGTTAATCAAGTGGACATGGGCCAGCGCGGGTCCTTCACCATCAAAGGATTCGGCGAAGCGTCCCAAGCCTATTTCGGGAAAGATATCGGGGACCTCACTCTTCACGAAGCGGCGCTGCTGGCTGGGATCGTCAATGGCCCAACTTACTTCTCGCCATATCGTCACCCTGACCGTGCTGTGGAGCGTCGCAACATCGTGCTGCAGGCGATGGTCGACAATGAAGTGATCTCTCAAGCACAGGCAGATGCCGCCAAGGCTGCGCCACTGAAGCTGGCTCCTCCAAACGTGGAAGCTAGCGACGCGCCTTACTTCGTCGACATGGTTCGCGAGTCGCTGCTCTCGCAGTACAAAGATACTGAACTGAACGGAAACGGTTACCGCATTTACACCACGCTTGATCTGGATCTGCAACACGCTGCAGCTGAGGCCATTGATATTGGCATGAAGCAGGTGGACGAATTGGTCCGCAAGCAGCGCACGAAAAAAGTTCGAGAAGGGAAGGGCAAGAACGCGAAGATAGTCACCACCGTCCGGCCAGGACCCGACGCTCAAGTCGCGTTGGTGTGCATCGATCCCCATACCGGAGCCGTGCTCGCGCTTTCCGGTGGACGCAATTACGGCATGAGCCAGTTGAATCACTCTGTGGCGAGTCGTCCGACGGGATCTATCTTCAAGCCCTTCGTCTTCGCGACAGCCGTCAACACCGCGCTCAGTGGAGGACAGCCTGTCTTCACTCCGGCCACCATCGTCGACGATTCACCGACCGTCTTCCAATATGAAGACAAGGTCTATACACCCAAGAATTTTGAAGACAAGTACTACGGGCCCGTAAGCGCCAGCTTCGCCCTCGCGCATTCGCTGAACAACGCGACCATAAAAGTTGCGGAGATGATCGGCTACGACAAGGTTGTCGCTCTTGCCCGTTCGGCAGGAATCAAATCGGTCCGCGCGACACCGGCGATGGCTATCGGCTCCTACGATGCCACGCCGATGGATATGGCTGGGGCATACACGATTTTCGCTAATAACGGCACGCGCATCTCTCCCATCTTCGTCTCCTCGGTTCGGGATGCGAAAGGTGACATCCTGCAGGACTTCACTACGGATAGTCGTCAGGTGCTCGATCCACGCGTGGCCTATGTAACCACCACGATGATGGAAGGTGTGCTCAACTACGGTACTGCTGCCGCAGTTCGCGGCCGTGACGGCTTCACCGCCCCCGCGGCCGGAAAGACCGGTACGTCACACGACGCTTGGTTCGCCGGCTATACCACGAATTTGTTGTGCATTGTTTGGGTTGGCTATGACGATTACAGCGATCTGAAGCTGGAAGGCTCAAAAACGGCCGCGCCAATCTGGGCACAGTTCATGAAGCGCGCAACCGCCCTTCCGCAGTACAAGGACGGGGTTGGCCCGTTTAATCCTCCTGCGGGAGTGGTTGATGTAAGGCTCGATAAAGTAACGAATTACCTAGCCACCCCCGTCTGTCCAAACGATTACAATGCAGCCTTCATTGTCGGCACCGAGCCCAACCAGAACTGCGAAATGACCGCCGGCGACCAGCGAAATTTCTTCCAGAAGATCTTCGGGGTAGGGCCACATCCGAGTGCGCCACCTCCGGTGTCTAATCCTACTCAGCAGGCAGCCCAGCCACTTTCGTCCCCACCAGTAGTACAGTCGTCCCAGACGGCCCAAAGTACCGAGGACGAGAAGAAGAAAAAGGGCTTTTTTGGGAAGCTTTTTGGGGCAATTAAGGGGGATAATAAGGACCAAAATTCGCCGCCGAGTTCGCCGTCCCCGCCTGCACCAAGGTAG